The Gemmata palustris genome includes a region encoding these proteins:
- a CDS encoding pentapeptide repeat-containing protein, which yields MAKKKPAAKPAPATKKPAAKKPVPKTVVNWVEVLKSGTAGVKKWNKLTVAERKAVKLTSADLCGAELAEVNFRGLSATKLRAVGAKFVGANWVGTSFLTGDFHGADLIDANLRGFNGRDADFSEAKLVGADLWEGRFLRAKFVKADLTRANLLETDLTGTDFTDAVLTDANLAGASFDQTTKWPAGFVIPGEARWQGKSTDPRLVGKGKKAAAQDINGLMARLHTNIDEKRMKRTLDMLKKERNQIFSEIEPTMVRGIVRSQRDIDTVYSCVLTEDGTYSCGTADMAPCMGLSNEPCKHLLVLLIGLARAGQLDPATADKWVVAANKKGPRWNKTVQNHIADSFLKYKGAQAGEIDWRPTETVPEDFYAM from the coding sequence ATGGCCAAGAAGAAACCTGCTGCGAAGCCCGCACCCGCGACGAAGAAGCCGGCCGCGAAGAAACCCGTGCCCAAAACTGTCGTGAATTGGGTCGAGGTGCTCAAGAGCGGTACGGCCGGGGTGAAGAAGTGGAACAAACTCACCGTGGCCGAGCGGAAGGCCGTCAAACTCACGAGCGCCGATCTATGTGGCGCGGAACTCGCGGAGGTGAATTTCCGCGGATTGTCGGCCACGAAGTTGAGGGCCGTGGGTGCGAAGTTCGTGGGCGCGAACTGGGTCGGTACATCGTTCCTGACGGGTGATTTCCACGGTGCCGATTTAATTGATGCGAACCTGCGCGGGTTCAACGGGCGTGACGCCGATTTCAGCGAAGCGAAGCTCGTTGGGGCCGATTTGTGGGAGGGGCGGTTTCTTCGGGCGAAGTTCGTGAAGGCTGATTTGACGCGCGCCAACTTGCTCGAAACCGACCTCACCGGCACCGACTTCACGGACGCCGTGCTGACCGACGCGAACCTGGCCGGCGCGTCCTTCGACCAAACGACCAAGTGGCCCGCCGGGTTCGTGATCCCGGGCGAGGCGCGCTGGCAGGGGAAGAGCACCGATCCGCGCTTGGTCGGGAAGGGGAAGAAGGCCGCGGCGCAGGACATTAACGGTCTCATGGCGCGCCTGCACACGAACATCGACGAGAAGCGCATGAAGCGCACGCTCGACATGCTCAAGAAGGAGCGGAACCAGATCTTCTCCGAGATCGAGCCGACAATGGTGCGCGGGATCGTCCGGAGTCAGCGGGACATTGACACCGTCTACTCGTGCGTCCTCACGGAAGACGGTACGTACTCGTGCGGCACGGCGGACATGGCCCCGTGTATGGGGCTTTCCAACGAGCCGTGTAAGCACCTGCTCGTGCTGCTCATCGGCCTCGCGCGGGCCGGGCAACTCGATCCCGCGACCGCGGACAAGTGGGTCGTCGCGGCGAACAAGAAGGGGCCGCGCTGGAACAAGACCGTGCAGAACCACATCGCCGATTCGTTCTTGAAATACAAGGGCGCGCAGGCCGGCGAGATCGACTGGCGCCCCACCGAAACCGTCCCGGAAGACTTCTACGCAATGTGA
- a CDS encoding pentapeptide repeat-containing protein, with protein MATKKKVAPPLEIDWPATLQTGRAGVAQWNERSETARQMTKLGRGDYAGCDLAGINFGGQSVLKFQGAGVDFADATLTRGSFIEADLRGANFAGAEMTKFCARNADLTGAKLPHVSLRGGRLVGAKFVGADLSGADLTGADITGTDFSDANLTGTVFAELVFDQTTVWPAGFEIPAGAKWSPDAPDPRFNGVGEEAVAVSLDGLLARLNKVIDANRMTRTVEMLKTGTNQLFSEIEPAVVRGVVRSQREPDLVYSCLIEADGTYSCGTPDLTECMGLRGEPCKHLLVLLIGLTKAGELDAGAADRLVVAAGGKKHKWNERIVDQVSDTLLKYKGAQAGEIDWRPTETIPEDFYAM; from the coding sequence ATGGCCACGAAGAAGAAAGTCGCCCCGCCTCTAGAAATCGACTGGCCCGCGACGCTGCAAACCGGGCGCGCGGGCGTGGCGCAGTGGAACGAGCGCTCCGAGACCGCGCGGCAAATGACGAAGCTCGGGCGCGGCGACTACGCCGGGTGCGACCTCGCGGGCATCAACTTTGGTGGGCAGTCGGTCCTGAAGTTTCAGGGCGCCGGGGTCGATTTCGCCGACGCGACACTTACTCGCGGGTCGTTCATTGAGGCCGATCTGCGCGGGGCGAACTTCGCCGGCGCGGAGATGACCAAGTTCTGTGCCCGCAACGCGGACCTCACCGGCGCGAAGTTGCCCCACGTGTCGCTCCGGGGCGGGCGCTTGGTCGGCGCGAAGTTTGTGGGGGCCGATCTGAGCGGAGCCGACCTCACGGGCGCGGACATTACGGGGACGGATTTTAGTGACGCAAATTTGACCGGGACCGTGTTCGCTGAGCTAGTCTTCGACCAGACGACCGTATGGCCCGCGGGGTTCGAGATCCCGGCCGGCGCGAAGTGGTCGCCCGATGCCCCGGACCCGCGCTTCAACGGCGTGGGCGAAGAGGCGGTCGCGGTGAGCCTCGACGGGTTGCTCGCGCGCCTCAACAAGGTCATCGACGCGAACCGCATGACGCGGACCGTGGAGATGCTGAAGACCGGCACGAACCAACTGTTCTCGGAGATCGAGCCGGCTGTGGTGCGCGGCGTGGTCCGCAGTCAGCGCGAGCCGGATTTGGTGTACTCGTGTTTGATCGAAGCGGACGGAACGTACTCGTGCGGCACGCCCGATCTGACCGAGTGCATGGGGCTCCGCGGGGAGCCGTGCAAGCACCTGCTCGTGCTGCTCATCGGGTTGACGAAGGCGGGCGAACTCGATGCGGGCGCGGCCGATCGGCTCGTCGTCGCGGCCGGCGGAAAGAAGCACAAATGGAACGAGCGCATCGTAGATCAGGTGAGCGACACTCTTTTGAAATATAAAGGCGCTCAGGCGGGCGAAATTGACTGGCGCCCCACCGAAACCATCCCCGAAGACTTCTACGCGATGTGA